CGAGCTTATCTGCTCTTATTTTCGTAATTTTATTGACTGTGGTCCACATGGCCATTTggattgaaaaaaaaatcccaCCTACCAATCAACACTTGACTTATAATTTATCGAGACAAGGCCGTAGACGACCGCAGGAAACAAAGAACAGCAAACCTAAACATGTAGAGGATGTAAGCGAATTTAATCGACGAGGCATGGGAGGAGGTTTGATGATCAGCAGGCAATGCTAATGCTAAATGTCGGTTTCCAACCAAATCACCCATTTATCAGCTGCTTTTACTTTGAGACCCAAGTAAAGTCACCAACTTAGTTAGTCTATTCAAcaattcagaaaaaaaattcagatCTACTATCTTGTATTGGCCTTTACGTCTTCAATGACATAGTTGcagcaaataaatagaattaATCGACAGTCAGTTTCTTAAAAAACTAGTAGCTTTGCCAAATCTTTCAATACTTAATACGTAAACTCGAGTAACTTTCAGATATATCAGATGATAGTTACTAATCGGTTTAGGCAGATGGCTGTAGCGTTCGTTAGGAAGGTACCCCCTGTGAgagaaaaaacaaagaaaaTGGCTGCAGAAATTCAAGGCACCCATAACTTTGGATCAGTAGAATAAAACACTAGAGAGAAACCTTATAAGGTCTTCTGCGGATAGATATTTGAAGCATCAACTTCTTTACTTGGTTAGAAGGTTGTCAAAATAGGTAATTGCTCCTCTTGCCATATACTTGCCAAATTAGTCTTGCTCCGAAGGAACAGTCTTCTTCAAGCCAGACTTCAGTAAAAGAGTAAGTTCAAAATGAGTCTCAAAGCCACGGAATACGCGGAACTTGCCATACCTATGCTCTAATTACAAAGAACTGGCATTCTAAGTTTTCATATTTGCAGCGGTCAAGAAACTTGACCGCAAAACGGCACTCTTGCTATTTCTGGCTCTTCTCCCGCTATCACTTAGAGTTCATATCTCGCAGATTAGTTACTCACAAGTTGCAGACGACCGTTTGCAATTTTGTGGCCTCCGGATTTTACAAACTTCGTCGCTCGGTAATATTATTACCGTCTGCACGAGCTGTAATCTGAATGCAGATAGATCATATAATTTGATTAGTTCTCGTCATATTTTTGAAAGAGCGTTTCGTGTATTGACCAACAATTGCTCCGagttgattattttttaaaaccAACTAGAGCAACTGACACAGGTTGAGTGTAGTGACAGTGGAGAAATGTCGGAATACAGATTGATGCCCGCGACGTTTTACAACGCTTCTCACGTGACAGTAGAGGTTAGGGTGGACCatgaagtgaaaaattaaaacGTTTGCAAACACAGCAGCAAATTAGAGATCTAAACTGAGAGAGTGTAACGCGTTTTCTGTGGTTGAACCTCGACTATTAAACACAAAAATGACCGACTCCACTCAACTTAATTACATGATTGTGGATGGCGTTCTTGGCGACTTTGTCCAGGAAATTGCTGCCTACATCGACAAGCTCGACCCTCCTGCTGATGAGAAGAGCAGCTTTGAAAATTACACAACTGGCTTGATGGAGTCTGAATCCGAAGATGATCAAGCCAGAACATTTTTAGCAGTTGCTGAGAAGTCGGCTGTACTTGCCAACGCTCCTGAGAAGGAGTTTGAATCCGCTTATAACTTGGTTTTACACATCTTGACCTTTTCTCCCAACTTGACCGAAGTTCTACCAGTTGTTCTCAAGAActtgacttcttcttcaaaggcTGAACCTTTACAAGTGTTGTCAGTTTTGGCCAATTTGTTCAACATTTTGCCCACCAATTCTCCATTGAGATATAATGTTTTCACGAGTATTCTGTCGTTTGCCGACCAAACTAAGAACATCCACTTGTTGATCAGTCAGCTGAAACAATTACCTCAATGGTTGAACGACTGGGGTGTTGATGAAGCTAACAAGAAGGACGTTTACTATAGAGTCAGTGAGATTCTGGCGTCTGCAGATAGTGAGGAGTCACATAAATATTTACTAAAGGCGGTCAGCACGTTGAAGGCTGGATCCGATGAGAGCACAATCCTCAGCAAGAAGTTGGTTATCACTTATCTTGTTGCCGAGGCTGTTTACGATTTTGACGATATTTTCGCTTTGGAGGCTGTTCAAGGATTACAGACTTCTGAGAAGGACGTGTTCAAGCTGCTTGAGATTGTCTCTAACGGAGACTATGCCTCATACAAAAGTTTCACAAAATCCTCAGTTGACAGCATAACTGAGGAGCAATGGATTGttttggagaagaaggtcAAGGTTCTTGCTCTTGGTTCAGTTGTTTACAAGGCATCTCAAAATGCCAGAACTATTTCATACAAGGATATTGCCCAAGCTATTGATGTTTCCGACgatgagattgaagagTGGGTTATTGATACCATCCGAGCTGGACTTGTGGAGGGTCGTTTGAGTCAGAATGACCAAGAGTTCGACATCCACAGAGCTAGTCCCGTTGGTCAATTTGGCGTTGAGCAATGGTCTACTATCTTGAACCGTCTTGACACCTGGAAGGCTAGCTTGAAGGATGTTCTTGATGTTGTTCGCAGTGCTCGTGAGAATGCTCAAAGAGAAAACGTTGGCAAATTCCGCCACAACAACGTTACTGCTTAATTTCTATTTCCTGTTTAGCTAGTACAGTGATTGGCCTCGACATTTCCACCAAATCGTAGACACTTCCATTTACAGCAGCCATTAGTTCTACTCCTAGAGTAACTCCCCTACCTCAAATCTCCATAGATTAACGAAAACATCCAACACTTGCATGAATTCTGTGGCCTATATATTTGTATAGTTTGTGTGTAGTAACATGTGATACAATTGCCCTCGACTAAAGCTCATTTCGCATATCTCAGGCCAACCAAACAGCTCACACACCTCAGCTGGTTCCCAGAGTGCTCTGTAACTTCTATAAGCTGCTATCTCTATTCTggtaaataaatatatcttAGAAACAATACACAATATCAATCTCTATAACCTCCTCATATCACTTCGGTAAtgactcctgcttcgcaggagcaatggggtctggggcaacgccccggccgctggaggcagcTACTGGACCCTGTCTAGACCCTGCGTGAATACGTACTCACGTGATATTATATGTATGCCAAAAGCGTAGTCACAGTAGTTACCTATTTGGGAAATACAAAAGTATATTTGAGAACGCAAGATTTTTCATGCAGAAGCAGGGCAGCCAGGAACTCGCAGCGAGAAGCTGGATACTAAGAAGTTGCAGATTATAGGAGTGAaattatcttcttcaacttaCTCGACATCGATCAAGAAGACACTAGTTCAACATGTCTCACCGTAAATACGAAGAACCTAGACACGGTTCGCTTGGATTCTTGCCCAGAAAGAGGGCTGCCCGTCACAGAGGAAAGGTTAAGTCTTTCCCTGTTGATGACAAGACCAAGCCCATTCACCTTACCGCTTTCCTTGGTTACAAGGCCGGTATGACCACCACTGTCCGTGACTTGGACAGACGTGGATCCAAGATGGACAAGCGTGAGGTTGTTGAGGCCGTCACTGTTGTCGACACTCCTCCTCTTGTTGTCGTCGGTGTTGTTGGTTACGTCGAGACTCCTCGTGGTCTCCGTTCTTTGACCACTGTCTGGGCCGAGCACTTGTCCGATGAGGTCAAGAGAAGATTCTACAAGAACTGGTACAAGtctaagaagaaggcttTCACCAAGTACGCCAAGAAGTACTCTGAGggttctgctggtgttgctcAAGAGCTTGAGCGTATCAAGAAGTACGCTACTGTTGTCCGTGTCCTTGCCCACACTCAAATCAGAAAGACTCCTCTTGGTCAAAAGAAGGCTCACCTTGCCGAGATCCAAATTAACGGTGGTTCTATTGCCGACAAGGTCGAGTGGGCTCAAGAGCACTTTGAGAAGACTGTTGATGTCGCCTCTGTTTTCGAGCAAGACGAGGTCATTGATGTCATTGCCGTCACCAAGGGTCACGGTTACGAGGGTGTTACCGCCCGTTGGGGTACTAAGAAGCTTCCCAGAAAGACCCACCGTGGTCTCCGTAAGGTCGCTTGTATTGGTGCTTGGCATCCTTCCCACGTCCAATGGACTGTTGCCCGTGCCGGTCAAGACGGTTATCACCACCGTACTTCCACCAACCACAAGGTTTACCGTGTTGGTAAGGCTGGTGATGAGTCTTCTGGTTCTACTGAGTTTGACCGTACTAAGAAGACTATCACTCCTCTTGGTGGTTTCGTCAGATATGGTGAGATCAACAACGatttcgtcatcatcaagGGTTCCATCCCTGGTGTTAAGAAGAGAGTTGTCACTTTGAGAAAGTCTCTCAAGGTCCACACCTCCAGAAAGGCCCTCGAGAAGGTCCAACTCAAATGGATTGACACTGCTTCTAAGTTCGGTAAGGGTAGATTCCAAACTGTTGCTGAGAAGCACGCTTTCACTGGTACTTTGAAGAAGGATACTGCTTAAATCAATGTATAATTGACAGTATTAAAAAAAGCATAAATGTATTTAAGTATTAAAAAGTATGAAGTTTTTcctttatttttctttgtgGCTTCTGACTCCAGCGTTTGGGGCCCTACctcagaccccgtggctcctctcgcttcgctcgagtcgtttgatCGGGCTTGACTGGCTAGTTTTGTTGGCGTCTGCTGTGGTCTGATTGCCTGAATGgtgaaatttttcacttggTGAATGTCGATCTTTAGAGATGCCTGCTTACCCGGCTTGGagaataatatatataagtCTGTTCTCTGCGTGGTGAATTTTTCATCTGTACTTCTCCTAGTTGACACGAGTAAACAGATCCATTTCCTGACACCTGCGAGTGGGACTTAACTGAACTTTGACTCTGTGTTTGTATCTCCAGCCGATTCGAAATTCTTAAGGCTGGTTAAATAGCAGTACACAGAGTGCAAGGGTGAAGGTTGCACTGGTTGGCGTCAGGTTGTGGATGTGTGATTTATGGCTGAATTACAATTCATCACAGCTCTAGCACTAAATGATGAACAACCAGATAGGGACAACTGATATATTTGATGTTATCCATTTGGAAATAGATAGTAAACATTTCTGAAATGTGCATAGAGTGTGAGAATTGTAGATATGGCCCTAGCTCCTTGGTTGACATGAGATGACGTTATGCATGAGTTTATTCTTATACCGCCTATTGGACTATCCACTATTCAGTATATTAGAATCTCAAACAGcattatataatatatttctaGACACGTCTTTACTAGTTAATTGACTAACAGTCATTAATTCGAACACCACGATCctagcaaactcctgcgaagcagggACCACGGGGactggggcggagccccagccgccggaggcagatctGTCAAAAATGTTTCAACAAGAGAGAATTTTAAGATTCAGGGGATTTACCTGATTAGGAGCAGATGCCCGTCTCCGAGAAGACGACGAACGTTTGGGCTTGGCGACAGGTGTGAGCCACACACCGCCACAATCAAGGAGGGGCATTGGCTTTCTTTCCGCCACATATAGCCACATGGGGGTGTGCCGGTGCCGATTGTGGCTGCATCTGTGTGACGTTAAGAGCAATCTGCGCCTAAATCTTATTTAATAGTCTCGGGATCTGTGGCTGATTACTACTTTGGatatgtttttttttgataacCATTTAGATATAAAGTCGACACCATATCCACTAAAATGTTTTTTATCGTTTCCTCTTTATTAATAGCCGAGAATTATAACAACTAATAGAGTGGATTCACTAGATCTGGTTAATATTATAATTACAGCAATATGTCGTCAATATTTTTAGCAACACATCCTCGATCTATGTCGACTGCTCTTGAGCGTAGTTTTATGACTAGAGAAGATATCGTTTGTGCTCATGAACCCTTTGGAGAccctttttattttggaCCCGAGAGACTGTCGGATAGATATccagagaagaagagggtCCAGTCTCCATATGCAGGTACCACATATGCTGATGTGTATGATGAGCTGCGTTCTATGGCTTATGAGGCCgagaaagagaataaaCGGGTGTTTATTAAGGATATGATTTCGTATCTTATGCCAGAAGATGCTACTGGAAATGAATCAAATGTGGCAGTGGCCAAGTCATTTGGTTCTGATGTTAGAAATAGTACGCCAAGTGATACTTCAATCACAGTTCTGCCGTCTGATATTCTGAACTCTTTTCAATATGTGTTTTTGATTAGAGCTCCACATCTAGCAGTTCCTTCGTACTATAAAAGATGCATTCCtcctgattctgaaaaGACGGGATTTGACCATTATAGACCGCAAGAGGCAGGATATCGCCAATTGAGAATCTTATATGACCATCTGGTTAAGCTGGGTAAACGACCATTGGTCGTTGATGCGACTGATATCATCGCTGATCCTGAGCAAGTGTTGAAACAGATGTGCGAGTCTGTAGACCTTCCTTTTGATCAGTCAATGCTTTCCTGGGACGAGAATAGCCCAAAGGTAGTCAAggcatttgaaaaatggaACGGATGGCATGACGACTGTCTAAAATCCACAGGATTCAATAACAAGAGTCGTACAAACGGTGCAACCAATGGTCATACTAACGGTTCTACGAACGGTAGCACCAATGGTCATGCCAATGGCCACGCCAAGGAAGTCTCGAATGGACATGCTAATGGCCACGCTTCAAATGACGACTTCGTAGTAGACTTCGCAGACTGGGAGAAGCAATGGGCTGCCAAATTCGATCAAGACGGGGTTGACACTATTCGTGCTACAGTCAATGAATATCTTGACGATTACCTGCATTTACGGAAACACAAACTGACCTTAGTATAAAGCTAGATTTCGGTAGTAATTTATGCCAGGCTTCTTAGCctctatttttatttggtCAAAGTCGTTTGCTGTTCCAGCAGTCTCGACTCTGCCGAGACACCAGCGCTCGACATCACAGCTCGTAAATAACCAAGCTCATCCATCCAAAAATCAGAACcaattataatattttattttagatTATATGCAGGGAATGGAATATACTTTactcttcatcgtcagtGATGTAACGATGTCTGATGTCTTTCCATTGCTTGCCCTTGTTTTGACTGTCAAAGAAGTTGTCAAGAgtcttgttgaagatgctgtCATTGTCAGTAACTatgtctgcctccggcggctggggcgctgcccagtccccgtagctcctgcttcgcaggagttacaCCTCGAAGAGTCAATGCCACGAGACTCAGTCCAGGACCCTCAGTAACTAGGTAGGTCTAGAGAGATGGATTGAACAGCATTCTCTCTTCCATTGCAAATGTCACTTACATGTCATAGAAGAAGGCAGTACCGAAGACGGCTCCAACGAAGACGGCGTTTCTCTTGAAGATAGTGTTGTAGATGGTAGTAGCGAAAGCCTGAATCAATGTTAGCATTTAGCACTTGAACCTACTGTCATAATTTGTTTCAGACAGGCCAGCAGAAGCGTAGTTCAAATCATCTGAGTATCTGTAGCGTTGGCTATCTACATGTATATTCAACTCATGGCCCTAGTCCGACATAATTGGTACATCTAACAAGGTATGAGACCCTCCAGTACATTAACAAACTCGAGTAAACGAACTCCAGATATTGCTAAGATACAGTCTTCTTGGTCGAACACGGGTCTGACGGACGCCTACCAGCTGAAAACTTGaatatttgtttgaatTCATGTATGCTCGGTTTGGTAATAGCTTTCCGGGAATTGACATTATACGTCCTAGCAAGTAATAATACCCATAGAACCTGTTCTACACCCACTTTCCCACTGAGCACTtaccattttttttgtgtatCTAAAGTCCCGTTGCTCTTGATCAGCTTCACGTATTGAAAATGTCAAAATCGAAATTCATGCTTCCCGGTTTCACCCTGCCGTTGATTGGACGGTTTTATAGATGTTAGGTTTTGATTCCATGTATggtattgatttcatttaTTGCATTATCGGTAGTCCTAACCCCAATCTTTTGGTCGGATGTGGACCCTGATTATCAGAAG
The Sugiyamaella lignohabitans strain CBS 10342 chromosome A, complete sequence genome window above contains:
- the RPL3 gene encoding ribosomal 60S subunit protein L3 (Ribosomal 60S subunit protein L3; homologous to mammalian ribosomal protein L3 and bacterial L3; plays an important role in function of eIF5B in stimulating 3' end processing of 18S rRNA in context of 80S ribosomes that have not yet engaged in translation; involved in replication and maintenance of killer double stranded RNA virus; GO_component: GO:0005737 - cytoplasm [Evidence IEA,IEA]; GO_component: GO:0022625 - cytosolic large ribosomal subunit [Evidence IDA] [PMID 11983894]; GO_component: GO:0005622 - intracellular [Evidence IEA]; GO_component: GO:0030687 - preribosome, large subunit precursor [Evidence IDA] [PMID 23212245]; GO_component: GO:0030529 - ribonucleoprotein complex [Evidence IEA]; GO_component: GO:0005840 - ribosome [Evidence IEA,IEA]; GO_function: GO:0003735 - structural constituent of ribosome [Evidence IEA]; GO_function: GO:0003735 - structural constituent of ribosome [Evidence IC] [PMID 11983894]; GO_process: GO:0002181 - cytoplasmic translation [Evidence IC] [PMID 11983894]; GO_process: GO:0000027 - ribosomal large subunit assembly [Evidence IMP] [PMID 3537704]; GO_process: GO:0006412 - translation [Evidence IEA]); this encodes MSHRKYEEPRHGSLGFLPRKRAARHRGKVKSFPVDDKTKPIHLTAFLGYKAGMTTTVRDLDRRGSKMDKREVVEAVTVVDTPPLVVVGVVGYVETPRGLRSLTTVWAEHLSDEVKRRFYKNWYKSKKKAFTKYAKKYSEGSAGVAQELERIKKYATVVRVLAHTQIRKTPLGQKKAHLAEIQINGGSIADKVEWAQEHFEKTVDVASVFEQDEVIDVIAVTKGHGYEGVTARWGTKKLPRKTHRGLRKVACIGAWHPSHVQWTVARAGQDGYHHRTSTNHKVYRVGKAGDESSGSTEFDRTKKTITPLGGFVRYGEINNDFVIIKGSIPGVKKRVVTLRKSLKVHTSRKALEKVQLKWIDTASKFGKGRFQTVAEKHAFTGTLKKDTA